The proteins below come from a single Benincasa hispida cultivar B227 chromosome 4, ASM972705v1, whole genome shotgun sequence genomic window:
- the LOC120076794 gene encoding eukaryotic translation initiation factor 2D, translated as MFKKAAEAKLHQRLSGADRKKLKRTVKERFPGASDADIDVLLPPKVEFSVAKFQNRVHIYSLEGGFPMFFDVDGRGTDIFPTVFALWMVPELLPAFILKGGEVSRYVIGGADLMFPGIHVPAEGLPSFSSGEPWAVKVPGNASPIAVGVTTMSSTEALKAGLRGKALRILHYYRDSLWGSVEGHYVPNAGFLEDAVYGDPALASSSQTDGSCEGTEADDASNYGQNDSGNKEVGGSVDETTSDVLDESGVVLTAQTDSTTDEIVSGVNDLKVVNDISTEEPNVQHTLSAEDVDKLLDKCLLQALHTTVKDKDFPLPGSTLWSNHVLPCRPPGMMLDIKKSSYKKLSKWLQAKSSTGLITVREDKHKKETVLYSVNHKHPDYISFKPEKQQVEKIDQSNNHGPKESSSNKMLEVAEIYKPSVHVNPIFVTVGADTSKLYTAAEATDIVFQYVEKEKLEKPTDKTRVVLDAILCDALFKGAIKKGTTYPTEIHKKDIGSTFISRMQPHHIVTRGSESVVCKGALKTIQIMTERRQGNKKVTRLSGLQTFLLDAEALASELQKKCACSTTVAELPGKKGYEVVVQGGVIDGLARHLIEQYGIPKKYIEVLDKTRK; from the exons ATGTTCAAGAAGGCGGCAGAAGCGAAGTTACACCAGAGATTATCTGGTGCAGACAGGAAGAAGCTGAAGAGGACTGTTAAAGAAAGGTTCCCCGGAGCTTCCGACGCCGATATTGATGTCTTGCTTCCTCCCAAG GTCGAGTTTTCTGTTGCCAAGTTCCAAAATCGCGTCCACATATATAGTCTAGAAGGAGGCTTTCCTATGTTTTTTGACGTCGATGGGAGAGGAACTGACATATTCCCCACAG TTTTTGCACTCTGGATGGTACCAGAGTTGTTGCCTGCCTTCATTCTGAAGGGGGGTGAAGTCTCTCGCTATGTGATAGGAGGAGCAGACTTGATGTTCCCCGGTATTCATGTTCCTGCTGAAGGTCTGCCCTCTTTTTCATCTGGGGAACCATGGGCTGTGAAAGTCCCTGGCAATGCATCTCCTATTGCT GTTGGTGTTACCACCATGAGTAGCACTGAAGCATTAAAAGCGGGTTTACGTGGAAAGGCTCTGAGAATTCTACACTACTACAGGGATTCCCTTTG GGGATCAGTAGAGGGTCATTATGTGCCGAATGCAGGTTTTTTGGAAGATGCTGTATATGGAGATCCTGCTTTGGCATCATCTTCACAAACCGATGGCTCTTGTGAAGGTACTGAAGCTGACGATGCTTCAAATTATGGACAGAATGACAGTGGCAATAAAGAAGTTGGGGGATCTGTCGATGAAACTACAAGTGATGTTCTTGATGAGTCTGGCGTTGTTCTAACAGCACAAACTGATTCAACTACTGATGAAATCGTTTCTGGTGTGAATGATTTGAAGGTTGTAAATGATATTTCCACTGAGGAACCAAATGTGCAACATACTCTATCAGCTGAAGATGTGGACAAGCTTCTCGATAAATGTCTTCTTCAAGCCCTACATACAACAGTGAAAGACAAAGATTTTCCACTTCCTGGAAGCACTCTATG GTCAAATCATGTATTGCCTTGTCGGCCTCCTGGCATGATGCTAGACATCAAGAAATCATCCTACAAGAAATTGTCAAAGTGGTTGCAAGCTAAATCCTCTACTGGACTG ATTACAGTGAGAGAGGATAAGCACAAAAAAGAGACGGTTTTGTACTCTGTTAACCATAAGCATCCAGACTACATTTCCTTTAAACCAGAGAAGCAACAGGTAGAGAAAATTGATCAGAGCAACAATCACGGTCCAAAAGAAAGTTCATCCAATAAAATGCTTGAAGTAGCAGAGATATACAAGCCAAGTGTGCATGTCAATCCCATTTTTGTTACTGTGGGGGCGGACACTAGCAAACTTTACACTGCAGCAGAGGCTACTGATATTGTCTTCCAATACGTTGAGAAAGAAAAGTTGGAGAAACCAACAGATAAGACTAGAGTGGTCTTGGATGCAATATTATGCGATGCACTGTTCAAGGGGGCCATTAAGAAAGGAACAACATATCCAACAGAAATTCATAAAAAAGATATAGGTTCAACATTTATCAGCCGGATGCAACCTCATCATATTGTAACAAGAGGAAGTGAGTCTGTTGTTTGCAAAGGTGCATTAAAAACTATTCAAATAATGACAGAGCGACGCCAAGGAAATAAGAAAGTTACAAGACTTTCTGGATTGCAAACGTTCTTGTTGGATGCTGAAGCATTGGCATCAGAGCTTCAGAAAAAGTGTGCTTGCAGTACGACGGTGGCAGAGTTGCCTG